The DNA region AACCATTTTCAGAACTCAATTCAAATCTTGttctctaataaattaaatcaataagtttcaatttgatttgatattgATTTTGGCAACAACGAATAAACAAGAAAACTaagaaaatagaatatttaaattgttacttacataatataagtaaaattagaCAAAAAGGTACAGTAAAATCAGCATTTTCGATGTTGTTTTTCGCCCGTGAAAGATTTATATGGTCTTAAAATCaagtaaaacttaataattgcacattttcataaattataccgaatttaaagaaacataaacgtcataacaaaaaactatttataacaatagtttaaaatatttctctaaatgtttatatatatttaaatacttgtaaaaatatactacaCGTTTTAGAGTTATGAATTGAAGTAACCTAAAATGTGTAGTTTTGTCATATCAAATATGAACACCGGTATATATGTCTCTCTGTAAATCTTTACaactaataacaattatatacaCTTATACAAACATATTTCTAGTCTTACATTAGTAACATTTAAAGCAACATAGAAATCAGTCTTCAGTAgtttaaaatgatgaaaatttatcaatacatttgataaattttcaaaaacaaaaattattttatgttagtaTAGAGTGGATGTATTCATTTCAGTGCAaacattcatttaaaacatcaatatacTTCCATTTAACAATGATTCTGTAAGATGAGATctatcaatatttgtttatatatgtgTATAAGGAAGGGCTGCCACGTCCACCTCTTTTACAGTtctatacttaaaataatatttatcaaattggtCCATAATTGAACTTATTAAATCTGGCTGAAGGTACATCTATTTAAACTACACAGGtaattattaaagagaaaTTGGTGTTTGCAAATCGTCTATCAATATTAAGAGACCTTACTGATGATGTTGGATCAGTCAACACTATTTTGGTATCGAAAATACTGAACTTTTTTACGAGAGTTTCTCCCCAAAAATGCCACAACCATCGTATTCATCTGATTTAGCCTCGTTTGACCTCTGGTTATTAGATAAACTCAAAAGACCATTCCTGGGACATCGTTTTGAAGCCGAATTGAAGGTGTCGAAGGCTATTCTGGAAAATAACTATTTGAAGTGCTTCgaggtttaaaataaaacgttgGAATAAATGTTTTGGGAGTACTTTGAAGGcgatgaaataaatttgaaagaataaataagatttttcatttCACAACAAGATtcctgtattttttttttttggacacTAGTATAAAAGATATACAGTCAGTAAGGAGTCAACACTTCAGTTTCATTTAGATCTCTTACCATAGTGGGGTGttgttggaaaaaaataaagaatttgaaattaaatgatgGTTGAGTTAATGTTCCCCCGTTGTCGACAATGTTACTAATATATTATGCTTTCCTCtagaattttactttaaatataaccGTTAATTGTGGTCAAGAAGTGGCAGCACTTATACAAGGTATAATTGAGCAACTAGATAAATATAATGGAatgttttatctaattttattggGTGGAATCACCAATAAATGTTGCTTCTTTCATATAAACTAACACTCAAcattgtacaaatttttagaattttgtagTAGCTTTAGAATACTTTATACTCTTCGAAATAAGTAATAACAGGAgtgtaaattgtgtaaaactactataattcatattaaaacatataaaatatggcgaaaaaaatatatatatatatatatatatatatatatgtaaattgaatcatgtgaaataaataaaatgatcagATTTATTGTAACTTCCTGATGGTCTTAACGAAATGGCCGCGTACATTATTCTCGTTATAAGTGTTGCACCCGTTCGGGTTCTGGCAATTATCCACCTTACAGCCACAAGGAAAATTTTCCCTTTCAATCTGACAGGAAATGCCGGCTAAAATACATGAGCAAACGTCAGGATCGCAATAATCGCGACAGTCGCAGCCGCACATCGATCTGGACGTTCTAATCGAATTGCAATCCTCCTTCGCATCGTCGTCGATGTCGACGACGCCGGCTTCTCGCAATATAGCCAAACGGTCCTTACCAGAGATCGGTTGCAGAGAAGTTTTATCACAGATGTGCCTATTAGTATGACTAGATATGTTTTGCTGTTCCTTGCCCATTCTatgcaactttttgttttcgtaatcCTCAATGGTGAAATGCTCTATGCCACAATGTTTGCTTGCCATTCCCAGTGGTACTCCGCCCTTTGTGGGTACGCTACAGTAACTCTGTTCCCGTCTGAATGACACCTCTGTAACAGtgcctaaaaataaaaattccatcCGTCACAAAACCGTTGTCGAAACCcaagaaacgttaaataaaaatatgatatataaaatatgtgttttgtCTCGATGGTATTGGCCTCGACAACTGGTAAATGGACACGAACATTTTCGAGTGAACGAATCTAATAGGTTTATTAGATTTGAATTTCGCTTTGAAACTTACCGAAACTGACCGTTTGGCCACGGTTTGATCTTTTAATGCTCTCGTTCAGTAACGATAAGAACGAATCGAAGTCTTCGTCGGATGATACAACAATTAATTCTTGATTTGCGTTATGGGTTGTAGTATCTATTTCGTCTTCGTCAATATCACTATCCAAAGATTGATTTCGAGACGTTTCATTCGAATCTCCTAAGAAAAACAACTAATACTGGCACTAACTCGTTGTAATGTGTAAaatcatcaataaattaatctataGGGATCCTTTGCAATCTTTTAATGACCCGCAAGATGTGTGATTGATGAAtgatttaacaacaatttcacAACACGTGCAACTTACCAAAGCGAATGGAACGCTGCTTCTTGAacgttttgttgttgttgccgCTGCGCATCGAAATTTTTCGCTTGTTTCCTGTCGAGGATGGTTCTTCGTGGACAGCGTGAAGATTGGCCGCGTTGTTCAACGTCGACACCAGTTGGTCGACGGAGATGTCGTTTGGCTGTGGCACAACATCTTCAGAATCACTGATTACGACAACGTCGCTTTGGTCGTTTGACGTCGACGAATTCTTCTTCGGTGATGTGGTAATCTGAGGGCCGGACTGTCTTTCTTGTTGTTTCGACGTGTTCGGAAACTGCTTCACATTTGACATGACTCTCTTAGTGTTGATGCTTGCGGATAGGctgcaaaaattataaatcttaatGTCAATATACCAATGGTGGTCAAGAttatgacataaaaattaatctcatttgcaaattaaaataattaatgccaTCTCTTATTCGTTACCTCAAccaatagttaaaatataggAAACGGTAATATTTTcgtcttaaattaatttattagtattagttGTACATTTTCAGTTatcatatgaaatatatttttggccaCATCTGTATGTTATGACAGGTATTcgacttattaaaatataatgcatAAAAGGTGATGGATAAACTTCATCACCATGATGatcttattgtttttatggtctccttttaaatttaaagatatatagaaataaacaTCAAGCCattcaaaagtaaattaaaataatcatttttttaaataataaactatcgCATTAGTGCCATCTCTTATTCGTTATCCAAAACAATAGTTGTAATATAGGAAACGGCAATATTTtcgtcttaaatttatttaataaattaatattcattatacaATTTCGTTGACGTGTTATCtaaaacagtaattaaaatatccaattagtgactaataaaatatagacatTCAGTTATATCACTAGCCTAAAAGTTGCTACTTGTAAACTGTAGTGTTTTTCAGAAAGAAGACAATATTTGACGTAGAAAGCGTATAAAAAACTGTTCAGCGTTTATGAGATAAGTTATCAACTTCAACAAACAAGCTTCATTAGTAGTGTGTTTATAGAACTTgcatttcaaaactgaaactAATTTGTGGCACATAACaccttttttaacaatttacacTTGTTatcaatgtttattttgaactATCACTTGATAtgctttatattaaaaattatgtattatgtgtGTGCCTTTTTATTGCTCCAAAACGTTTTCTGGAaccaaatttttagatatttatatatacatatgttTGTTAATACATGAATTGTTACtaaactgtaataataatgattaatttatttggttcGTCATTAAACACTCACATATACATTCTTCTTAAGTAtggttgtttaattaaattttcttcataccTTTTTCACCAAGACATTATATCAATTTGACCATTTGCATTAAAACCAGCCGTTGGGAATTAGAAGACATCTTGATTTGCATAGCTTGGATCTCAATAGACTTTTTTATCCAAGACTATTGTTCAGTTGTTCCTAGAATTCAAAATtgctaaaaaaaaactttattaatttatatttaaaatttaagtggtaagtaatttatcaattaataagttctattttaatctttttatcattggaattttatgatttaatgaaTTAGCACATTTTGATATgataacattaacatttatgttttaaaatttacaaagaatttctaaaattggtgttaaaattttgaaccAAGTAGAACACGACCAAAAATGaactaaatctaaataatatgttttgcTTTCTCTTTAAGAAAATACATCCCCTCAAATATAAGTTTTGTGTTatcctgaaatttttatactacaaTTCAGTATAATAACCCATAAGGGTACTAAAGCTACTGCCTAGACACTGGTCTATTCTCGAACTGTTTTCTACGCTaatcaatgttttttttttaaaaaaaattattaagctcttcatattttatgaataatgtagaaaaaagctattcttgattaattttgagatattttagttttaatgtttgaagaaagttTCAGTGATTTCCATACAATACAAATTGATGATGATTGTGATCaacttttgatatttaaagaaaagtaaaaatttcctacgtttgcattaatttattcttttttgaagAGAAAATACTATTCGGTCCAGTTCTTGCTTTTcactaatttcattaaatgcattttcaattttttgatataattgttCTGTTATTGACTGGCAGATCATAGACtttctcttttatttgatCCCACATTAGAAATCTTATGGACCTTGGAGGTCAATTTATTTACCATACCACGGTCAATCTattgattttgaaaatttagggAAAGTTGCGTTATGTATATACGAAA from Aethina tumida isolate Nest 87 chromosome 1, icAetTumi1.1, whole genome shotgun sequence includes:
- the LOC109594691 gene encoding cysteine/serine-rich nuclear protein 3-like isoform X2 gives rise to the protein MSNVKQFPNTSKQQERQSGPQITTSPKKNSSTSNDQSDVVVISDSEDVVPQPNDISVDQLVSTLNNAANLHAVHEEPSSTGNKRKISMRSGNNNKTFKKQRSIRFGTVTEVSFRREQSYCSVPTKGGVPLGMASKHCGIEHFTIEDYENKKLHRMGKEQQNISSHTNRHICDKTSLQPISGKDRLAILREAGVVDIDDDAKEDCNSIRTSRSMCGCDCRDYCDPDVCSCILAGISCQIERENFPCGCKVDNCQNPNGCNTYNENNVRGHFVKTIRKLQ
- the LOC109594691 gene encoding cysteine/serine-rich nuclear protein 3-like isoform X1, whose amino-acid sequence is MSNVKQFPNTSKQQERQSGPQITTSPKKNSSTSNDQSDVVVISDSEDVVPQPNDISVDQLVSTLNNAANLHAVHEEPSSTGNKRKISMRSGNNNKTFKKQRSIRFGDSNETSRNQSLDSDIDEDEIDTTTHNANQELIVVSSDEDFDSFLSLLNESIKRSNRGQTVSFGTVTEVSFRREQSYCSVPTKGGVPLGMASKHCGIEHFTIEDYENKKLHRMGKEQQNISSHTNRHICDKTSLQPISGKDRLAILREAGVVDIDDDAKEDCNSIRTSRSMCGCDCRDYCDPDVCSCILAGISCQIERENFPCGCKVDNCQNPNGCNTYNENNVRGHFVKTIRKLQ